In Nitrososphaerales archaeon, one genomic interval encodes:
- a CDS encoding Lrp/AsnC ligand binding domain-containing protein: MSRLLAFVDIFVESPLMDDVVSALKELPDLEEMYEVTGEFDIVCLVSASDIEEFREVLKNKIMKIRGIKSTVTSVVLHAHKGPRYNGDGPKTPRLQRQ, encoded by the coding sequence TTGTCTCGTCTACTCGCCTTCGTCGACATCTTCGTAGAATCGCCCCTGATGGACGATGTAGTTAGCGCTCTAAAGGAGCTCCCTGACCTTGAGGAGATGTACGAGGTGACGGGAGAGTTTGACATTGTCTGCCTTGTCTCTGCGAGCGATATCGAGGAGTTCAGGGAAGTCCTGAAGAACAAGATAATGAAGATCAGAGGCATCAAGAGCACAGTCACTTCCGTTGTTCTGCACGCGCACAAGGGTCCCCGATACAACGGAGACGGGCCGAAGACCCCCCGCCTGCAACGTCAGTAG
- the kdpA gene encoding potassium-transporting ATPase subunit KdpA: MINLLQATFVILILGGTLVVAKLLSPYVARVFTRAPSRLDRFLNPVENALYRVIGVDPLHVMGWKEYFLSGLFLNIVQMAIAFLVLSYQGILPLNPQGFSGMNWDLALNTVVSFATNTNLQHYNGETTLSYLSQMSAIQFLQFTSAATGICMGVAMVRGFIVGSKDLGNFYVDFVRSLTRLLIPLCVVAALLLVWLGIPQSLNGYKTVTTIQGATQSILIGPVASLVSIMQLGTNGGGYYGANSAYPFQNPNPVSDVLEISLMLLLPTALIFVFGELLGKKREYRPIMIGAYSLFAIDLVIAFIPTIPLGPGIETRFGGFFSAFWTVVTTAVTTGSVNTQLAAMHPLTILAAFMGMLIQATPGGKGVGLMYMIMFIVITVFVVGLMSGRTPEYLGIKITARDVKLVMIAFLVHPLIILIPTVLAFATGAAAQMGLQADSIGFTRVLYEFTSAAANNGSDFLGAAANTPFFNISTAIVIFLGRYAPIGILLALAGSMIGRKRSPEVGLKTDSLVFSIVLVGSILVLVALTFFPFLALGPILQYFQGQVNSLG; this comes from the coding sequence ATGATCAATCTACTCCAAGCTACGTTCGTCATCCTGATTCTAGGCGGCACACTAGTCGTAGCTAAGCTTCTGTCTCCTTATGTCGCCCGAGTATTCACGCGCGCCCCCAGCAGACTCGACAGGTTCCTGAATCCTGTCGAAAACGCGCTCTACAGAGTGATTGGCGTGGACCCTCTCCACGTCATGGGCTGGAAGGAGTACTTCCTGTCAGGGCTCTTCCTCAACATAGTGCAGATGGCTATCGCGTTCCTGGTACTCTCCTACCAAGGGATTCTGCCTCTGAACCCGCAAGGCTTCTCGGGGATGAACTGGGACCTGGCCCTCAACACCGTGGTCTCCTTCGCTACCAACACGAACCTCCAGCACTACAACGGAGAGACCACGCTTTCGTACCTGAGCCAAATGTCCGCGATTCAGTTCCTGCAGTTCACCTCGGCAGCGACTGGCATTTGCATGGGGGTCGCGATGGTGCGTGGCTTCATCGTCGGCTCCAAGGACCTGGGCAACTTCTACGTCGACTTCGTTAGGAGCCTCACCCGGCTTCTGATTCCCCTGTGCGTCGTCGCAGCCCTCCTACTTGTTTGGCTGGGAATCCCACAAAGCCTCAACGGATACAAGACGGTTACAACCATTCAGGGAGCGACGCAGTCAATCCTCATCGGTCCGGTCGCCTCGCTCGTGTCGATAATGCAGCTAGGCACCAACGGCGGCGGCTACTACGGCGCGAACTCCGCATACCCGTTCCAGAACCCCAATCCTGTGAGCGATGTGCTTGAGATATCGTTGATGCTTCTTCTGCCGACCGCCCTGATCTTCGTCTTCGGAGAGCTTCTCGGCAAGAAGCGCGAGTACAGGCCTATCATGATAGGCGCGTACTCCTTGTTCGCGATCGACCTGGTCATCGCCTTCATCCCGACGATACCGCTGGGACCCGGCATAGAGACCAGATTCGGAGGGTTCTTCTCTGCGTTCTGGACGGTGGTCACTACTGCGGTCACCACCGGTTCAGTAAACACCCAGCTTGCGGCCATGCACCCACTGACCATATTGGCCGCTTTCATGGGGATGCTGATTCAGGCGACGCCGGGCGGCAAGGGAGTTGGGCTGATGTACATGATAATGTTCATCGTGATTACCGTGTTCGTTGTGGGCCTCATGTCCGGGAGAACCCCTGAGTATCTCGGCATCAAGATTACTGCGCGAGACGTCAAGCTCGTCATGATTGCGTTCCTCGTCCATCCACTCATAATACTCATACCCACTGTCCTTGCGTTCGCGACCGGAGCGGCGGCGCAGATGGGCCTACAGGCCGATTCCATAGGTTTCACCCGGGTGCTCTACGAGTTCACGAGCGCTGCTGCAAACAACGGCTCGGACTTCCTCGGTGCAGCTGCCAACACTCCGTTCTTCAACATCTCGACGGCCATAGTGATCTTCCTAGGACGTTATGCACCAATTGGAATCTTGCTCGCCCTTGCCGGCTCGATGATCGGAAGGAAGAGGAGCCCAGAGGTTGGCCTCAAGACAGATAGCCTCGTCTTCTCCATCGTGCTCGTCGGCAGCATCCTGGTGCTGGTCGCCCTCACCTTCTTTCCATTCCTCGCGCTCGGTCCCATACTCCAGTACTTCCAAGGACAGGTGAACAGCCTTGGCTAG